A window of Sphingomonas adhaesiva contains these coding sequences:
- a CDS encoding Coq4 family protein — MAQLPPFPGTSGRRDWRTAFDAVGKLMANGDDTQQVFRIMRALNVGNAPQNYARLIATEQGGRIAYERVELAQRFSDPAFVASFAPGTVGAAYRTFLETTGYSADGLVEVSKLEGDPEAVDHPYAWMGRRIRDTHDIWHVITGYQADEPMGEAALVAFSFAQVGGLGWALIATAAALKSLRVAKNRLFADAVWEGYRHGRAARWLQGEDYLMLLHEPMDAARARLGIREPVAYRRAQRELGAAMADFLKERRAVA, encoded by the coding sequence ATGGCACAGCTTCCCCCCTTCCCCGGCACCAGCGGTCGTCGCGACTGGCGCACCGCGTTCGATGCGGTCGGCAAGCTCATGGCGAATGGCGACGATACGCAGCAGGTGTTCCGCATCATGCGCGCGCTGAACGTCGGCAACGCGCCGCAGAATTACGCGCGGCTGATCGCGACCGAGCAAGGCGGGCGGATCGCCTATGAGCGCGTCGAGCTGGCGCAGCGCTTCTCCGATCCCGCCTTCGTCGCCTCGTTCGCGCCCGGCACGGTGGGGGCGGCGTATCGCACCTTCCTGGAGACGACCGGCTATTCCGCCGACGGGCTGGTCGAGGTCAGCAAGCTGGAGGGCGATCCCGAGGCGGTCGATCACCCCTATGCGTGGATGGGGCGGCGGATCCGCGACACGCACGACATCTGGCACGTCATCACCGGCTATCAGGCGGACGAGCCGATGGGCGAGGCCGCGCTGGTCGCGTTCAGCTTCGCGCAGGTCGGCGGGCTCGGCTGGGCGCTGATCGCGACCGCCGCCGCGCTGAAGAGCCTGCGCGTCGCGAAGAACCGGCTGTTCGCGGATGCGGTGTGGGAGGGCTATCGCCACGGCCGCGCCGCCAGGTGGCTGCAGGGTGAGGATTATCTCATGCTGCTGCACGAGCCGATGGACGCGGCCCGCGCGCGGCTGGGCATTCGTGAGCCGGTCGCCTATCGCCGGGCGCAGCGCGAATTGGGCGCGGCGATGGCCGATTTCCTGAAGGAGCGCCGCGCCGTCGCCTGA